The Saccharomonospora cyanea NA-134 genome includes a region encoding these proteins:
- a CDS encoding DMT family transporter, producing MAGVTSLLSSARTPRSEGTKAAVAAAVTMVLWSSAFVGIRAIGDVLSPAPLALLRLAVASVTLTLLIGVSARRLPPLPRDRTSWLLVIAYGVLWLCCYTVSLNAAELHLDAGTAALLVNIAPLLVTFGAGFLLGEGFPRALLVGGAVGMGGIVIIGLGTESQGDWIGVALCLLAAVLYASGVLIQKAALRGVDATTITWLGCLIGTAALLPWTPQLVSELSAAPTSAVLGAVYLGVFPTAIGFSTWAYALKRTSAGRLSVSTYAVPALSVLLSWVLLNEVPTVYGLVGGAVCLAGVALSRHRPRRVKAGTAEPTTTGAAS from the coding sequence ATGGCCGGTGTGACATCGTTGCTCTCCTCTGCCCGCACCCCACGCTCCGAAGGAACGAAGGCCGCCGTCGCCGCGGCCGTGACAATGGTGCTGTGGTCGTCGGCGTTCGTGGGCATCCGCGCCATCGGCGACGTGCTGTCCCCCGCGCCCCTCGCGTTGCTCCGCCTCGCCGTGGCCTCCGTGACGCTCACCCTGCTCATCGGCGTCTCCGCCAGGCGCCTGCCGCCCCTTCCACGCGATCGCACGTCGTGGCTGCTCGTCATCGCCTACGGCGTGCTGTGGTTGTGCTGCTACACCGTCTCGCTCAACGCCGCCGAGCTCCACCTCGACGCCGGTACGGCCGCCCTGCTGGTCAACATCGCGCCGCTGCTCGTCACGTTCGGCGCCGGGTTCCTGCTCGGCGAGGGTTTCCCCAGGGCGCTGCTCGTCGGAGGCGCCGTCGGCATGGGCGGCATCGTCATCATCGGTCTGGGCACCGAGAGCCAGGGCGACTGGATCGGCGTCGCACTCTGCCTGCTCGCCGCCGTGCTCTACGCGAGCGGCGTGCTCATCCAGAAGGCGGCACTGCGAGGCGTCGACGCCACGACCATCACCTGGCTGGGCTGCCTGATCGGCACCGCGGCCCTGCTGCCGTGGACGCCGCAGCTCGTCTCCGAACTCTCGGCCGCCCCGACCTCCGCCGTGCTCGGCGCCGTCTACCTCGGGGTCTTCCCCACCGCCATCGGATTCAGCACCTGGGCCTACGCGCTCAAGCGCACGAGTGCGGGCAGGCTCAGCGTCTCCACGTACGCGGTGCCCGCGCTGTCGGTGCTGCTGTCGTGGGTGCTCCTGAACGAGGTCCCCACCGTTTACGGCCTCGTGGGCGGAGCGGTCTGCCTGGCCGGGGTCGCGCTGTCACGCCACCGGCCGCGCCGGGTGAAGGCCGGCACGGCCGAGCCGACCACCACCGGCGCGGCGTCCTGA
- a CDS encoding LysR family transcriptional regulator, with amino-acid sequence MLDVSRLRVLRAVVAKGSIRAAAAALDYTPSAVSQQLAALQRETGLRLLDRVGRGVEPTAAGRALAAESEALFRELSRLDGLARDLRAGRTGGLVIGYFASAGAAWLPSVVTALREEFPELRLDLRWTEVLDEQPSDLDVNVYVEARGARPSEEVVVYPLIDDPYEVVMREDDPLATRGSVALPELADRAWIDNDLRNGACREVLLAACAEVGFAPRFSVEMRDYRTAIPFVASGIGITVLPRLARGDLPAGLVSRPVVSPTPVRRINVAVRKAVADHLAVVRTVELLRQVVGSEAAVRA; translated from the coding sequence GTGCTGGACGTGAGCCGGTTGCGGGTGTTGCGTGCCGTGGTGGCGAAGGGGTCGATCCGGGCGGCGGCCGCCGCTCTGGACTACACGCCGTCGGCCGTCAGCCAGCAGCTCGCGGCCCTGCAACGCGAGACGGGACTGCGGTTGCTCGACCGCGTGGGCCGAGGTGTCGAGCCCACCGCCGCAGGGCGCGCGCTCGCCGCCGAGTCCGAGGCACTGTTCCGGGAATTGAGCCGCCTCGACGGTCTGGCCCGGGACCTGCGGGCAGGCCGTACCGGCGGCCTGGTGATCGGGTACTTCGCGTCGGCGGGCGCGGCGTGGCTGCCCTCCGTGGTCACCGCGCTGAGGGAGGAGTTCCCCGAACTGCGTCTCGACCTGCGCTGGACGGAGGTGCTCGACGAACAGCCCTCCGACCTCGACGTCAACGTGTACGTCGAGGCGCGCGGTGCTCGGCCTTCCGAGGAGGTCGTCGTGTACCCGCTGATCGACGACCCCTACGAGGTCGTCATGAGGGAGGACGACCCGCTCGCGACGCGCGGGTCCGTGGCGCTTCCGGAACTGGCCGACCGGGCGTGGATCGACAACGACCTCAGGAACGGGGCCTGCCGGGAGGTGTTGCTGGCCGCGTGCGCCGAGGTGGGCTTCGCGCCCCGGTTCTCGGTGGAGATGCGGGACTACCGGACGGCGATCCCGTTCGTGGCCAGTGGCATCGGGATCACGGTTCTGCCCAGGCTGGCGCGGGGCGACCTGCCGGCGGGCCTGGTCTCGCGGCCGGTGGTGTCGCCGACGCCTGTGCGGCGGATCAACGTGGCGGTTCGCAAGGCCGTCGCCGACCACCTCGCCGTGGTGCGCACGGTGGAGTTGCTCCGGCAGGTGGTGGGCTCCGAGGCGGCGGTCAGGGCGTGA
- a CDS encoding exodeoxyribonuclease III produces the protein MRIATWNVNSITARLPRVLAWLRSAQPDVLCLQELKCGDEAFPRDEITELGYEVASHGTGRWNGVAVLSRVGLTGVTRGLADEPTYEDAAEPRAIGATCGGVRVWSVYVPNGREPDHPHYAYKLRWLEALHTTVLAENGPDRPFAVLGDFNIAPTDDDVWDVSVFAGSTHVTEPERKALAALRDAGLSDVVPRPLKYDHPYTYWDYRQLAFPKNRGMRIDLVYASRVFADAVTDAYVDREERKGKGASDHAPVVVDLTP, from the coding sequence ATGCGCATCGCGACGTGGAACGTCAACTCGATCACCGCCCGGCTGCCTCGCGTGCTCGCGTGGCTGCGCTCCGCCCAGCCCGACGTGCTGTGCCTGCAGGAACTCAAGTGCGGCGACGAGGCGTTCCCCCGCGACGAGATCACCGAACTCGGCTACGAGGTCGCGAGCCACGGCACCGGCCGCTGGAACGGCGTCGCGGTGCTCTCCCGCGTCGGGCTCACCGGCGTCACGCGCGGGCTCGCCGACGAACCCACCTACGAGGACGCCGCTGAGCCCCGCGCCATCGGCGCCACCTGCGGCGGCGTCCGCGTGTGGTCGGTCTACGTGCCCAACGGCCGCGAACCCGACCACCCCCACTACGCCTACAAGCTGCGCTGGCTGGAAGCCCTGCACACCACCGTGCTCGCCGAGAACGGACCGGACAGGCCGTTCGCGGTCCTCGGGGACTTCAACATCGCCCCCACCGACGACGACGTGTGGGACGTCTCGGTGTTCGCCGGCTCCACCCACGTCACCGAGCCCGAACGCAAGGCCCTCGCCGCGCTGCGTGACGCCGGCCTGTCCGACGTCGTGCCGCGACCACTGAAGTACGACCACCCGTACACGTACTGGGACTACCGGCAACTCGCGTTCCCCAAGAACCGCGGCATGCGCATCGACCTCGTCTACGCGAGCAGGGTGTTCGCCGACGCCGTGACCGACGCCTACGTCGACCGCGAGGAACGCAAGGGCAAGGGCGCCTCCGACCACGCTCCCGTGGTGGTGGACCTCACGCCCTGA
- a CDS encoding GNAT family N-acetyltransferase has protein sequence MSGEPLVRRAVPADVPVAVTTLTRAFADYPWTRHTLAADDHSRRLARSQELFLTRVGLPHGRVWVARDGLAVSVWTTPDREGLDAVFAELAPRFTELAGDRAAAAETAEATLAPHRPREPVWYLGTVGVDPAHQGAGLGSAVVRPGLAAADADGVPVFLETSLPANVRLYRRLGFTVTAEVELPDGGPTTWCMLRRPLTSPARR, from the coding sequence ATGTCCGGAGAACCCCTGGTGAGAAGAGCCGTACCCGCCGACGTTCCCGTGGCCGTGACCACGCTGACCCGCGCGTTCGCGGACTACCCGTGGACCCGCCACACCCTCGCGGCCGACGATCACTCACGACGCCTCGCGCGGTCGCAGGAGCTGTTCCTGACCCGTGTCGGGCTGCCGCACGGACGCGTGTGGGTGGCGCGCGACGGGCTGGCCGTGTCCGTCTGGACGACACCGGACCGCGAGGGCCTCGACGCGGTGTTCGCCGAACTGGCCCCCCGGTTCACCGAGCTCGCGGGCGACCGCGCGGCCGCGGCGGAGACGGCCGAAGCGACGCTGGCGCCACACCGGCCGCGAGAGCCCGTGTGGTACCTCGGCACGGTCGGTGTCGACCCCGCGCACCAGGGCGCCGGCCTCGGCAGCGCGGTCGTCCGCCCTGGACTCGCCGCAGCCGACGCCGATGGCGTACCCGTGTTCCTCGAAACGTCGCTGCCCGCGAACGTCCGCCTGTACCGAAGGCTGGGTTTCACGGTGACGGCCGAGGTGGAGCTGCCCGACGGAGGACCGACGACGTGGTGCATGCTGCGCCGCCCGCTCACCTCCCCGGCTCGTAGGTGA
- the uvrC gene encoding excinuclease ABC subunit UvrC — MADPSTYRPAPGTIPDSPGVYKFRDAGGRVIYVGKAKSLRSRLNSYFADLSGLHPRTRQMVTTAASVEWTVVGTEVEALQLEYNWIKEFDPRFNVRYRDDKSYPVLAVTLDEEFPRLHVYRGPRKKGVRYFGPYAHAWAIRDTLDLLLRVFPARTCSAGVFRRHAQIGRPCLLGYIDKCSAPCVGRVSAEQHREVVDQFCDFLSGRTDVMVRRLEKEMAEASEALEFERAARLRDDLGALRRAMEKQAVVFGDGTDADVIAFAHDELEAAVQIFHVRGGRVRGQRGWVIDKVDEMDVPALVEQFLSQFYAEQTELAAEAPTDGNVVPREVLVPELPADTEAMEQWLSELRGSRVRLRVPQRGDKRALAETVARNAEEAFTQHKLRRAGDLTARSAALSELQEHLGLDSAPLRIECVDISHLAGTDVVASLVVFEDGLPRKSEYRRFALREAATEGDVAAIAEVVRRRFSRYLKETSEAAASGMESPPEGALDPETGRPRKFAYPPNLLVVDGAGAQATAAADVLAELGITDVAVVGLAKRLEEVWLPADSDDAVDSADPVILPRTSDALYLLQRVRDEAHRFAITYQRQKRSKRVQASALDGIPGLGQARKTALIKHFGSVKRLRQATVSEISQVPGVGTRTAEVVHAALAGERTDSRGESQT; from the coding sequence GTGGCCGACCCTTCCACCTACCGACCCGCGCCGGGGACCATCCCCGACTCGCCCGGCGTGTACAAGTTCCGCGACGCCGGCGGCCGGGTCATCTACGTCGGCAAGGCCAAGAGCCTGCGCAGCCGGCTGAACTCCTACTTCGCCGACCTCTCGGGGCTGCACCCGAGGACCCGGCAGATGGTCACCACGGCCGCGAGCGTGGAGTGGACCGTGGTGGGCACCGAGGTGGAGGCGCTCCAACTCGAGTACAACTGGATCAAGGAGTTCGACCCGCGGTTCAACGTCCGCTACCGGGACGACAAGTCGTACCCGGTGCTCGCGGTGACGCTGGACGAGGAGTTCCCGCGCCTGCACGTCTACCGGGGGCCGAGGAAGAAGGGGGTGCGCTACTTCGGCCCGTACGCCCACGCGTGGGCGATCCGCGACACGCTCGACCTGCTGCTGCGGGTGTTCCCCGCGCGCACGTGCTCGGCGGGCGTGTTCCGCAGGCACGCCCAGATCGGCAGACCGTGCCTGCTGGGCTACATCGACAAGTGCTCCGCGCCGTGCGTGGGCAGGGTGTCGGCCGAGCAGCACCGCGAGGTCGTCGACCAGTTCTGCGACTTCCTCTCCGGCCGTACCGACGTGATGGTCCGCCGGCTGGAGAAGGAGATGGCGGAGGCCTCGGAAGCGCTGGAGTTCGAGCGGGCCGCCCGGCTCCGCGACGACCTCGGCGCGCTGCGCAGGGCGATGGAGAAGCAGGCCGTGGTGTTCGGCGACGGCACCGACGCCGACGTCATCGCGTTCGCCCATGACGAGCTGGAAGCGGCCGTCCAGATCTTCCACGTCCGTGGCGGCCGGGTGCGCGGGCAGCGCGGCTGGGTGATCGACAAGGTCGACGAGATGGACGTGCCCGCCCTGGTGGAGCAGTTCCTGTCGCAGTTCTACGCCGAACAGACCGAGCTGGCCGCCGAGGCGCCCACCGACGGCAACGTGGTGCCCCGCGAGGTGCTGGTGCCGGAGCTGCCCGCCGACACGGAGGCGATGGAGCAGTGGCTGTCCGAGCTGCGCGGTTCGCGGGTTCGGCTCCGGGTCCCGCAGCGCGGCGACAAGCGCGCGCTGGCCGAGACGGTGGCCCGCAACGCCGAGGAGGCGTTCACCCAGCACAAGCTGCGCAGGGCGGGAGACCTCACCGCGCGTTCGGCGGCGCTGTCGGAGCTTCAGGAACACCTGGGGTTGGACAGCGCGCCGCTGCGTATCGAATGCGTGGACATCAGTCATCTCGCCGGAACCGATGTGGTCGCCTCGCTGGTGGTGTTCGAGGACGGCCTGCCCCGCAAGTCCGAGTACCGCCGGTTCGCGCTGCGTGAGGCCGCCACCGAGGGGGACGTGGCCGCCATCGCCGAGGTGGTGCGGCGCCGGTTCTCGCGGTATCTGAAGGAGACGAGCGAGGCCGCCGCGAGCGGGATGGAGAGCCCGCCCGAGGGAGCGCTGGACCCGGAGACGGGACGTCCGCGCAAGTTCGCCTACCCGCCCAACCTGCTGGTCGTGGACGGGGCCGGGGCACAGGCCACCGCCGCGGCGGACGTGTTGGCCGAGCTCGGGATCACCGACGTCGCCGTCGTCGGACTCGCGAAACGGCTGGAGGAGGTGTGGCTGCCCGCCGACAGTGACGACGCTGTCGACTCGGCCGACCCGGTCATCCTGCCGAGGACGTCGGACGCGCTGTACCTTCTCCAGCGAGTGAGGGACGAGGCGCACCGCTTCGCGATCACGTACCAGCGGCAGAAGCGCTCGAAGCGGGTGCAGGCCTCGGCACTGGACGGCATTCCCGGCCTCGGACAGGCCCGGAAGACCGCCCTGATCAAGCACTTCGGCTCGGTGAAGAGGCTGAGACAGGCCACCGTGTCCGAGATCTCGCAGGTGCCGGGCGTCGGCACCCGCACGGCCGAGGTCGTGCACGCCGCGCTCGCAGGGGAGCGCACCGACAGCAGAGGGGAGTCGCAGACGTGA
- the rapZ gene encoding RNase adapter RapZ, with product MEVAVVTGLSGAGRSTAAKCLEDLGWFVVDNLPPELISTMVELGVQARGAITKVAVVMDVRSRAFTDDLASVIKDLDARGYKPRVLFLEATDAVLVRRFEQVRRGHPMQGDGRLVDGITAERALLAPLREEADLVLDTSALSVHDLRAKIEDAFGTESSTRTRVTVLSFGYKYGLPMDSDLVMDVRFLPNPFWIPELRDQSGLDGDVRNYVLGQEGAEEFLEQYHELLRLVGAGYKREGKRYLTLAVGCTGGKHRSVAISEELAKRLSKEDGMAVKVVHRDLGRE from the coding sequence ATGGAGGTGGCGGTCGTCACCGGCCTGTCCGGTGCCGGTCGCAGCACCGCCGCCAAGTGCCTGGAGGACCTGGGCTGGTTCGTGGTGGACAACCTGCCGCCGGAGCTGATCTCCACGATGGTGGAGCTCGGCGTGCAGGCCAGGGGCGCCATCACCAAGGTGGCGGTGGTCATGGACGTGCGGTCGCGTGCGTTCACCGACGACCTCGCCTCGGTGATCAAGGACCTCGACGCGCGCGGCTACAAGCCGAGGGTGCTGTTCCTGGAGGCCACCGACGCGGTGCTGGTCCGCCGCTTCGAGCAGGTGCGGCGCGGCCACCCCATGCAGGGCGACGGTCGGCTGGTCGACGGCATCACCGCGGAACGCGCGCTGCTCGCTCCTCTGCGGGAGGAGGCCGACCTGGTGCTCGACACGTCGGCGCTGTCGGTGCACGACCTGCGCGCCAAGATCGAGGACGCGTTCGGTACGGAGTCGAGCACCCGGACCCGGGTGACGGTGCTCTCCTTCGGCTACAAGTACGGCCTGCCGATGGACTCAGATCTGGTGATGGACGTGCGCTTCCTGCCGAACCCGTTCTGGATTCCCGAGCTGCGCGACCAGAGCGGTCTCGACGGCGACGTGCGCAACTACGTGCTCGGGCAGGAGGGCGCGGAGGAGTTCCTGGAGCAGTACCACGAGTTGCTGCGGCTCGTGGGCGCCGGGTACAAGCGTGAGGGCAAGAGGTACCTGACCTTGGCCGTCGGCTGCACGGGTGGCAAGCACCGGAGCGTGGCCATCTCGGAGGAGCTGGCGAAGCGGCTCTCCAAGGAGGACGGCATGGCGGTCAAGGTGGTGCACCGGGATCTGGGCAGGGAGTGA
- a CDS encoding gluconeogenesis factor YvcK family protein, which translates to MRAVALGGGHGLHATLSALRRLTPDVTAVVTVADDGGSSGRLRRELGLLPPGDLRQALAALAAAEDGGTLWAEVFQHRFGGTGALTGHAVGNLLLAGLFEVLGDPVAGLDEAAKLLGITGRVLPMSAEPLEIEADVTGLENGQVSRIRGQVAVASTPGQVRRIRLHNPGRPNRPPVACADAVEAVLGADVVFFGPGSWFTSVLPHLLVPDLHDALVTTSATKVVVLNLVPQPGETAGFSPERHLHVLFEHAPRLKVDAVIADRDSVPTPARLRRAAEALGGRAHLASVAAPGGAGRHDPDALADCVREALGLCLSESVEEGQ; encoded by the coding sequence ATGCGTGCCGTCGCACTCGGTGGTGGGCACGGCCTGCACGCGACGCTGTCGGCGTTGCGGCGGCTGACCCCTGACGTCACCGCGGTCGTGACCGTCGCCGATGACGGCGGTTCCTCAGGACGTCTCCGGCGGGAGCTGGGTCTGCTCCCGCCGGGGGATCTCCGTCAGGCGCTGGCGGCACTGGCCGCGGCGGAGGACGGTGGCACGCTCTGGGCGGAGGTGTTCCAGCACCGGTTCGGCGGCACGGGGGCCCTCACCGGCCACGCCGTCGGGAACCTGCTGCTCGCGGGGTTGTTCGAGGTGCTGGGCGACCCGGTGGCGGGGCTCGACGAGGCCGCCAAGCTCCTGGGCATCACCGGCCGGGTGCTGCCGATGTCGGCGGAGCCGCTGGAGATCGAGGCGGACGTCACGGGGCTGGAGAACGGTCAGGTCAGTCGTATCCGGGGTCAGGTCGCCGTGGCCAGCACCCCTGGGCAGGTGCGGCGCATCAGGCTGCACAACCCCGGCCGCCCGAACCGGCCTCCCGTGGCGTGCGCGGACGCGGTGGAGGCCGTGCTGGGCGCCGACGTGGTGTTCTTCGGCCCCGGTTCCTGGTTCACCAGCGTGCTGCCGCACCTGCTGGTGCCCGACCTGCACGACGCGCTCGTGACGACGTCGGCCACGAAGGTGGTGGTCCTCAACCTGGTGCCGCAGCCGGGGGAGACGGCTGGCTTCTCACCGGAACGGCACCTGCACGTACTCTTCGAACACGCTCCCCGGCTCAAGGTGGACGCGGTGATCGCCGACCGTGACTCCGTACCCACTCCCGCGCGGTTGCGCCGCGCGGCCGAGGCGCTGGGCGGGCGAGCGCATCTGGCGTCGGTCGCCGCCCCCGGAGGGGCGGGCAGGCACGATCCGGATGCTCTGGCGGACTGTGTGCGAGAGGCTCTCGGGCTGTGTCTTTCCGAGAGCGTGGAGGAGGGGCAGTAG
- the whiA gene encoding DNA-binding protein WhiA, with product MAMTAAVKDELSRLEITKVGPRRSEVSALLRFAGGLHIVAGRVVVEAELDTGSVARRLRKEIHELYGHTSDVHVITSGGLRKGTRYVVRVVKDGEGLARQTGLIDQRGRPVRGLPASVVSGGVADAEAAWRGAFLAHGSLTEPGRSSSLEVTCPGPEAALALVGAARRMGIQAKSREVRGADRVVVRDGDAIGALLTRLGAHSSVLAWEERRMRREVRATANRLANFDDANLRRSARAAVAAAARVERAMEILGDTAPDHLLAAGKLRLTNRQASLEELGQLADPPMTKDAVAGRIRRLLAMADKRAKELGVPDTESAVTQELLEETL from the coding sequence ATGGCGATGACGGCGGCGGTCAAGGACGAGCTCAGCCGCTTGGAGATCACCAAGGTCGGTCCGCGCCGGTCGGAGGTGTCGGCGCTGTTGCGGTTCGCGGGTGGGCTGCACATCGTCGCCGGAAGGGTCGTCGTCGAGGCCGAGCTCGACACCGGGTCGGTGGCGCGCAGGCTGCGCAAGGAGATCCACGAGCTGTACGGGCACACGTCCGACGTGCACGTGATCACTTCGGGTGGGTTGCGCAAGGGCACCCGGTACGTGGTGCGCGTGGTCAAGGACGGTGAGGGGCTGGCCCGCCAGACCGGGTTGATCGACCAGCGGGGACGCCCTGTGCGGGGGCTGCCCGCATCGGTCGTCTCGGGCGGTGTGGCCGACGCCGAGGCCGCGTGGCGTGGCGCGTTCCTGGCGCACGGGTCGCTGACGGAGCCCGGCCGGTCGTCGTCGCTGGAGGTGACGTGCCCGGGACCGGAGGCGGCGCTGGCGCTGGTGGGTGCGGCGCGGCGCATGGGCATCCAGGCGAAGTCGCGGGAAGTGCGTGGCGCGGATCGCGTGGTGGTGCGCGACGGCGACGCCATCGGGGCGCTGCTGACCCGGCTGGGAGCCCACTCCAGCGTGCTCGCGTGGGAGGAGCGGCGCATGCGCCGCGAGGTGAGGGCCACCGCGAACCGGCTCGCGAACTTCGACGACGCCAACCTGCGCCGGTCCGCGAGGGCGGCGGTGGCCGCGGCGGCGCGTGTGGAGCGGGCCATGGAGATCCTCGGTGACACCGCGCCGGACCACCTGCTCGCCGCGGGGAAGCTGCGGCTGACCAACCGGCAGGCGTCGTTGGAGGAACTCGGGCAGCTCGCCGATCCGCCCATGACGAAGGACGCCGTGGCGGGCCGGATCCGCAGGTTGTTGGCGATGGCAGACAAGCGGGCCAAGGAGCTCGGCGTGCCCGACACCGAGTCCGCCGTCACCCAGGAACTGCTCGAAGAGACCCTGTAA
- a CDS encoding glucosyl-3-phosphoglycerate synthase: MDTTRIGLAPDAELTLSPRVRSWLRRRSWRADDWTAAQLAALKGERTVSVVIPARDEEETVGQIVRTIRTALMEEDQLVDDVLVVDSRSQDDTARVAAEAGARVVAQDAVLRPLPGMHGKGEALWKGLAATSGDLVVFVDGDLYDFTAGYVIGLLGPLLTDPGVDYVKGFYHRPLVNGSHTDADGGGRVTELVARPLLNMYWPDLAGFVQPLAGEYAGRRDVLESIPFVTHYGVEVAHLIDLLRWRGLDALAQVDLGMRTHRHQSTQALGRMAGQIMLTVMDRLDRSGRLAAQEAPSTLLAQFRRAAGGVDRELVVTDLAVQERPPLRTVRPPRPPG; the protein is encoded by the coding sequence GTGGACACGACACGCATCGGTCTGGCCCCGGACGCCGAACTCACCCTCTCCCCACGGGTCCGCTCCTGGTTACGACGCAGGTCCTGGCGCGCCGACGACTGGACGGCAGCCCAGTTGGCCGCCCTCAAGGGCGAGCGCACCGTCAGCGTCGTCATCCCGGCGCGGGACGAGGAGGAGACGGTGGGGCAGATCGTGCGCACGATCCGCACGGCGCTGATGGAGGAGGACCAGCTCGTCGACGACGTACTGGTGGTCGACTCCCGGTCGCAGGACGACACGGCGCGCGTGGCGGCCGAGGCCGGGGCACGGGTGGTGGCACAGGACGCCGTGTTGCGCCCGCTGCCCGGCATGCACGGCAAGGGCGAGGCACTGTGGAAGGGGCTCGCCGCCACCAGCGGTGACCTCGTCGTCTTCGTCGACGGCGACCTCTACGACTTCACGGCGGGTTACGTCATCGGCCTGCTCGGTCCCCTGCTGACCGACCCCGGCGTGGACTACGTCAAGGGCTTCTACCACCGGCCGCTGGTCAACGGGTCGCACACCGACGCCGACGGCGGTGGGCGGGTGACCGAGCTGGTGGCCCGGCCGCTGCTGAACATGTACTGGCCCGACCTCGCGGGTTTCGTGCAGCCGCTCGCGGGTGAGTACGCGGGCAGGCGGGACGTGCTGGAGAGCATCCCGTTCGTCACGCACTACGGGGTGGAGGTCGCGCACCTCATCGACCTGCTGCGCTGGCGGGGGCTGGACGCGCTCGCCCAGGTCGACCTCGGGATGCGTACCCACCGGCACCAGAGCACGCAGGCGCTGGGGCGGATGGCGGGTCAGATCATGCTGACGGTCATGGACCGGCTCGACCGCAGCGGGCGGCTCGCGGCGCAGGAGGCGCCGTCGACGTTGCTGGCGCAGTTCCGCCGGGCGGCGGGCGGTGTCGACCGCGAGCTCGTGGTCACCGATCTCGCCGTGCAGGAGCGGCCGCCGCTGCGCACCGTCCGGCCACCGCGTCCCCCCGGATAG
- a CDS encoding PPOX class F420-dependent oxidoreductase yields the protein MARDEWWAFAGHGTRTGKLAVVTARGAPHVTPIWFVLTELGGDAFVFTTGDGTVKARALRRDPRVSMVVDDQEPPFSYVQFTAQASVSDDVAAMLPWAVRLGERYMGAERAEAFGRRNAVPGELLVTARITNVLAHAAIAD from the coding sequence ATGGCGCGCGACGAGTGGTGGGCCTTCGCCGGGCACGGGACCAGGACGGGCAAGCTCGCCGTGGTGACGGCGCGGGGCGCGCCGCACGTCACGCCGATCTGGTTCGTGTTGACCGAGCTCGGCGGGGACGCGTTCGTGTTCACGACCGGAGACGGCACCGTCAAGGCGCGGGCACTGCGGCGGGACCCGCGAGTGTCGATGGTCGTGGACGACCAGGAGCCGCCCTTCTCGTACGTGCAGTTCACCGCCCAGGCGAGCGTGTCCGACGACGTGGCGGCCATGCTGCCGTGGGCGGTGCGGCTCGGCGAACGGTACATGGGGGCGGAGCGGGCCGAGGCGTTCGGCAGGCGCAACGCCGTGCCCGGTGAGCTGTTGGTGACGGCTCGGATCACGAACGTGCTGGCGCACGCCGCGATCGCCGACTGA
- a CDS encoding DUF5914 domain-containing protein: MVERRQRVRGPAAAVLDRWPGHWPLRPLPRQDWGRQRPTVGQADVAVIDAAVKRAQARPSGNWFVVADSRLVRADRPYGMTIAGRELVAWRDERGQAVVGSGVCPHLGAALAEGRIVDHRLVCRWHGLAVPASGLPGWGWCPLPSYDDGVLVWVRLDDVDGEPPTPRPVLPSRPALPEALSAVTRLDGVCEPVDVVANRLDPWHGAWFHPYSFTRLRVVEAPAVDATNGQDRFSVDVTFRVGSRFGVPVRAEFTCPEPRTVVMRITSGEGEGSVVETHATPLGPGPDGRERSAVIEAVVATSPRPGFVLARGLAPALRPLVRRAATRLWRDDLAYAERRYALRRTG, from the coding sequence GTGGTCGAACGGCGACAAAGGGTGCGGGGACCGGCCGCGGCGGTCCTGGATCGCTGGCCCGGGCACTGGCCGCTGCGGCCGCTGCCGCGTCAGGACTGGGGGAGACAGCGGCCGACGGTGGGCCAGGCCGACGTCGCGGTGATCGACGCGGCGGTGAAGCGGGCGCAGGCGCGGCCCTCGGGTAACTGGTTCGTCGTCGCCGACTCCCGGCTCGTGCGCGCCGATCGCCCCTACGGCATGACGATCGCGGGTCGTGAGCTGGTGGCCTGGCGTGACGAGCGCGGCCAGGCCGTCGTCGGCTCCGGGGTGTGCCCTCACCTCGGAGCCGCGTTGGCGGAGGGCCGGATCGTCGATCACCGGTTGGTGTGCCGGTGGCACGGGCTCGCGGTGCCCGCCTCCGGGTTGCCCGGTTGGGGGTGGTGCCCGCTGCCCTCGTACGACGACGGTGTGCTCGTGTGGGTGCGGCTCGACGACGTCGACGGCGAGCCGCCCACGCCGCGCCCGGTGCTGCCGTCGCGCCCGGCGCTGCCGGAGGCCCTGTCGGCGGTGACCCGGCTCGACGGGGTGTGCGAGCCCGTGGACGTGGTGGCCAACCGGCTGGACCCGTGGCACGGCGCGTGGTTCCACCCTTACTCGTTCACGAGGCTGAGGGTCGTGGAGGCCCCGGCGGTGGACGCGACGAACGGGCAGGACCGGTTCTCGGTGGACGTGACCTTCCGCGTCGGGTCGCGGTTCGGTGTTCCGGTGCGGGCGGAGTTCACCTGCCCGGAGCCGCGCACCGTGGTCATGCGCATCACCTCGGGCGAGGGGGAGGGCAGCGTCGTGGAGACGCATGCGACCCCGCTCGGTCCGGGTCCCGACGGGCGGGAGCGTTCGGCCGTCATCGAGGCGGTCGTGGCCACGTCCCCTCGTCCGGGTTTCGTCCTGGCGCGCGGGCTCGCCCCCGCGCTGCGGCCACTCGTGCGCAGGGCGGCGACGCGGTTGTGGCGGGACGACCTGGCCTACGCCGAACGCCGCTACGCCCTGCGCCGCACCGGCTGA